The proteins below come from a single Miscanthus floridulus cultivar M001 chromosome 1, ASM1932011v1, whole genome shotgun sequence genomic window:
- the LOC136476082 gene encoding zinc finger BED domain-containing protein RICESLEEPER 2-like, translating into MGEPNRNDNAMVHGSEMVDGNGVIHGSEMIHGSEMVDGNGVIHGSEMIHGSEMIHGDEMIHGTEMVEGSEMIHGHDMVQVNDLIHGNEMVPVNDMVNGDEMAHGNELVNAEMTPRTSRRRKKKSLVWEHFTIEPMPGGNSRACCNLCKQTFAYSSGSKIAGTSHLKRHITLGSCPVMKDQDRKLTLPLAGGHVTDNDGEAAVERPTKRRYRYTGYANATFDQERSSSYLAKMIILHDYPLHIVQQSSFTNFIESLQPRFKVVDVETMEGEVYAVFQKAKENLFQAFSTMPGRISLTIGLWTTSQTLGYVSLVGQFIDSDWKVHRRMLNFMMVSSPHSENALSEAISSSLSEWNMKDKLFTITLDNDCSSHDIYSANLRDHLSNKNNLMLKGQLFVVRCYAHILNVVAQDVIASIHGVIYNIRESIKFIKASPSCEEKFAEIALQLEIPSAKTLCLDVTTQWNTTYLMLLAALDYKQAFATLETCDDNYNESPSAEDWKKVEASCNYLKLLYDSAHSVMASANPTANIIFHEAWKIQLELANGTEHESPFFSSIAKDMHERFDKYWKDCSLVLAIAVVMDPRFKMKLVEFSYSKIYGAEAAKYVKVVNDSLHELYKECVAQPFSLTPAYVEANNVAANANVNQGNPPSTSDGLLDFDMYLSEIQSSQPAKCELEQYLEESLTPRIQEFDILNWWKLNTVKFPTLSKMARDILAIPMSMVSSGSSIFSAGTGNHRLDDYRSSLRPETVEALVCAKDWLQYSPPAATEAPGSEMIKAEAL; encoded by the coding sequence ATGGGTGAGCCAAACAGAAATGATAATGCAATGGTGCATGGCAGTGAGATGGTTGATGGCAATGGTGTGATCCATGGTAGTGAGATGATTCATGGCAGTGAGATGGTTGATGGCAATGGTGTGATCCATGGTAGTGAGATGATTCATGGTAGTGAAATGATCCATGGCGATGAGATGATCCATGGGACTGAGATGGTTGAAGGCAGTGAGATGATCCATGGTCATGATATGGTTCAGGTTAATGATCTCATCCACGGTAATGAGATGGTTCCAGTTAACGACATGGTCAATGGTGACGAGATGGCCCATGGTAATGAATTGGTCAATGCTGAGATGACCCCGCGAACATCAAGACGTCGGAAGAAGAAGTCGTTAGTTTGGGAGCACTTCACTATAGAACCCATGCCAGGAGGGAACTCAAGAGCATGCTGCAATTTATGCAAGCAAACCTTTGCGTATAGTTCTGGCTCAAAAATTGCAGGCACTAGCCATCTCAAGAGGCACATCACCCTGGGCTCCTGTCCTGTTATGAAAGACCAAGACAGGAAGCTAACACTGCCACTTGCAGGGGGCCATGTCACTGATAATGATGGTGAGGCTGCTGTGGAACGTCCTACTAAGAGGCGTTACAGATACACTGGTTAtgcaaatgctacttttgatcAGGAACGGAGCTCCTCTTATCTGGCGAAGATGATCATTTTGCATGACTACCCACTTCACATTGTTCAACAGTCATCCTTTACTAATTTTATTGAGAGTCTGCAGCCTCGTTTCAAGGTTGTAGATGTGGAGACAATGGAAGGAGAGGTGTATGCTGTTTTCCAGAAAGCAAAAGAGAACCTGTTTCAAGCATTCAGCACTATGCCAGGAAGGATCAGCCTCACTATAGGACTCTGGACAACCAGTCAGACTCTTGGCTATGTTTCTCTTGTTGGGCAGTTTATTGACTCCGATTGGAAAGTGCACCGAAGAATGCTCAACTTCATGATGGTGTCTTCTCCTCATTCAGAGAATGCACTTAGTGAAGCTATTAGCTCGAGCCTTTCGGAGTGGAATATGAAGGACAAGCTGTTCACTATCACATTGGATAACGATTGCTCTTCCCATGATATTTACAGTGCAAATCTTAGGGATCACCTCTCCAATAAGAACAACCTCATGCTTAAGGGACAGCTCTTTGTTGTGAGGTGCTATGCTCATATCCTGAATGTAGTTGCTCAGGATGTAATTGCTTCGATTCACGGCGTGATTTACAACATCCGTGAGAGTATCAAGTTCATAAAAGCTTCTCCAAGCTGTGAGGAGAAGTTTGCTGAGATTGCTCTGCAGCTGGAGATTCCCAGTGCCAAGACCCTTTGTTTAGATGTTACAACCCAGTGGAACACAACTTATCTGATGCTGCTGGCTGCCTTGGACTATAAGCAGGCTTTTGCTACACTGGAGACATGTGATGATAATTACAATGAATCTCCTTCAGCAGAGGACTGGAAGAAAGTTGAGGCTAGCTGTAATTACCTGAAACTGCTATATGACTCTGCACATAGTGTGATGGCTTCAGCAAACCCTACTGCAAACATCATTTTCCATGAAGCTTGGAAAATTCAGCTTGAGCTAGCCAATGGCACAGAACATGAAAGTCCCTTTTTCAGCAGTATTGCCAAGGATATGCATGAGAGATTTGACAAATACTGGAAAGATTGCAGCCTGGTGTTAGCCATTGCTGTTGTTATGGATCCACGTTTCAAGATGAAGCTTGTTGAGTTCAGTTACTCTAAAATTTATGGTGCTGAGGCTGCGAAATATGTTAAGGTTGTCAATGACTCTCTGCATGAGCTGTATAAGGAGTGTGTGGCACAGCCGTTCTCCTTGACCCCTGCCTATGTTGAAGCTAACAATGTGGCTGCCAACGCGAATGTTAACCAGGGAAATCCTCCTTCCACTAGTGATGGTCTTCTTGACTTTGATATGTACCTTTCTGAGATTCAAAGTAGCCAGCCTGCAAAATGTGAACTGGAGCAGTACCTGGAGGAATCCCTCACTCCACGTATCCAGGAGTTTGATATCCTTAACTGGTGGAAGCTTAACACAGTCAAGTTTCCAACTCTGTCCAAGATGGCCCGGGATATCTTGGCCATCCCAATGTCGATGGTTAGCAGTGGCAGCTCCATATTCTCTGCTGGAACTGGGAACCACAGGCTTGATGACTACAGAAGCTCTCTTCGCCCGGAGACTGTGGAGGCACTTGTCTGTGCAAAAGACTGGCTCCAGTATTCACCACCGGCTGCAACTGAGGCGCCAGGTTCTGAGATGATCAAGGCAGAAGCATTGTAG
- the LOC136476095 gene encoding pathogenesis-related protein PRMS-like, with amino-acid sequence MAHSRCHHLLPTAMATACFLLVTLLTLCATPAPAHGARVLTPGSAGAVTKAQQGGTSSNATAADEYLAPHNQARAAVGVAPLRWSADLASAAAKTVAQQQRQGGCAFADMGASPYGANQGWASYRARPADVVSLWVAEGRYYTHANNTCAAGRQCGTYTQVVWRRTAEVGCAQATCATGATLTLCLYNPHGNVQGQSPY; translated from the coding sequence ATGGCGCACTCGCGCTGCCACCACCTTCTccccacggccatggccacggcgtGCTTCCTCCTCGTGACCCTCCTCACGCTCTGCGCCACGCCGGCGCCGGCCCACGGCGCGCGCGTCCTCACGCCGGGCAGCGCGGGCGCGGTCACCAAGGCGCAGCAAGGCGGCACCAGCAGCAACGCGACGGCGGCGGACGAGTACCTGGCGCCGCACAACCAGGCGCGCGCGGCGGTGGGCGTGGCCCCGCTGCGGTGGAGCGCGGACCTGGCCTCGGCGGCCGCGAAGACGGTGGCGCAGCAGCAGCGGCAGGGCGGGTGCGCGTTCGCGGACATGGGGGCCAGCCCCTACGGCGCCAACCAGGGGTGGGCCAGCTACCGCGCGCGCCCCGCCGACGTGGTGTCGCTGTGGGTGGCGGAGGGGCGGTACTACACCCACGCCAACAACACGTGCGCCGCGGGGCGGCAGTGCGGCACGTACACGCAGGTGGTGTGGCGCCGCACCGCCGAGGTCGGGTGCGCGCAGGCCACCTGCGCCACGGGCGCCACGCTCACGCTCTGCCTGTACAACCCGCACGGCAATGTGCAGGGCCAGAGCCCCTACTAG
- the LOC136476100 gene encoding protein MIZU-KUSSEI 1-like codes for MPPAVVPVEDGGAGEAAGEEVTYYSCHVAWLAWWNHVRCVLASTFLPCPPAPTTKSAIVRGTLFVPSAGDRRVCLFLQEHGPAADQPVDHDEHFLVLDLPAGLGGADIAAAGRIVLEYQRQWTPPNASPGALLDSTKWLVYCKGTRVGYATRRERPSDAEGWLLEKLRAVTAGAGWLPSGGVEYLRGRFERIVASSDAESFHLTEWPGVHGGGFDGGLSIFFHRVC; via the coding sequence ATGCCACCTGCAGTAGTGCCAGTTGAAGACGGCGGCGCTGGCGAGGCCGCCGGCGAGGAGGTGACATATTACAGCTGCCATGTCGCGTGGCTTGCGTGGTGGAACCACGTCCGGTGCGTCCTCGCGTCCACGTTCCTCCCGTGCCCCCCGGCGCCGACCACAAAATCGGCCATCGTCCGTGGCACGCTCTTCGTGCCCTCCGCCGGTGACCGCCGCGTCTGCCTCTTCCTGCAGGAGCACGGGCCCGCCGCGGACCAACCAGTGGACCACGACGAGCATTTCCTCGTCCTCGACCTGCCGGCTGGCCTCGGCGGTGCGGACATTGCCGCTGCGGGCAGGATCGTGCTCGAGTACCAGCGCCAGTGGACGCCGCCCAATGCCTCTCCCGGCGCGCTCCTCGACTCGACCAAGTGGCTGGTGTACTGCAAGGGCACGCGCGTCGGGTACGCGACGAGGCGGGAGCGGCCGTCGGATGCGGAGGGGTGGTTGCTGGAGAAGCTGCGGGCCGTGACCGCCGGCGCTGGCTGGCTGCCCAGCGGAGGGGTGGAATACCTGCGCGGGAGGTTCGAGAGGATCGTCGCCTCGTCGGACGCGGAGTCGTTCCACCTCACTGAATGGCCGGGAGTCCACGGCGGCGGCTTCGACGGCGGTCTTAGTATCTTCTTCCATCGGGTTTGTTAG
- the LOC136453289 gene encoding LOW QUALITY PROTEIN: uncharacterized protein (The sequence of the model RefSeq protein was modified relative to this genomic sequence to represent the inferred CDS: deleted 1 base in 1 codon; substituted 1 base at 1 genomic stop codon): MSKKSKRTSAPAPMEIPRPVVQPVGAPGTQPVQPASIPSMFGPGMWCPPRPPQCLPPSSAPCWFGGAQQPGVAGSSTQGAWWTPAVAGIGGSRHSWPTADSQEDSDVLVWGLDSHPPGGFVNMLKSTPQVASNRTASQAIHIDSDNNDADHSRSEKRLTWTKEEDLKSVSAWLMNSNDPIQANYKKNDQYWNGVAEGFNRTVPKNRVRSAKQVKDHWWRIKLRVGWFCGNXKEDDSMWGSGGSEDDVMKKALASYEEDHKKDGPFAYRHCWEVLSKEPKWEAYLEHLKDLEPEKTKFSVDEEVEQQFSLDDVRDERPMGGRKAKELCKKKKKDQPSIIDIEDELHNFLDAQKATNEGRTEMLETQRRVSSEKLESWRLAHLVAKENKEAVMLETYRSLLTQDTTGMDEDVKAEHVLALRADYAGRIGLSPLQKCTAAMRMLAYGSPIDALDEYLKIGKSTALQCLDKFAQGMIEVFGGEYLRRPTREDVERILQVNESRAFGVLQSRFSIVRRPARLWKRKSIGRIMLACVILHNMIVEYEREDVKIHIDLNENPGASFALPPEVNTSHNPRFADVMHGKAAIRDRPQHTQLKNDLIEHIWRKFGNRQRIKTGHGVLNAADATCRYPL, translated from the exons ATGAGTAAGAAATCGAAGAGAACCTCTGCGCCGGCACCTATGGAGATTCCCCGGCCGGTGGTTCAGCCTGTTGGCGCCCCGGGCACTCAGCCCGTTCAACCAGCATCCATCCCTTCCATGTTCGGACCCGGCATGTGGTGTCCGCCTCGCCCGCCGCAGTGTTTGCCTCCTTCATCCGCACCATGCTGGTTCGGTGGCG CTCAGCAACCAGGCGTGGCTGGTTCGTCAACTCAAGGGGCTTGGTGGACACCTGCTGTTGCTGGTATTGGTGGCTCAAGGCATTCTTGGCCTACGGCTGACAGTCAAGAAGATTCTGATGTGCTAGTATG GGGATTAGATTCTCACCCTCCTGGTGGTTTTGTTAATATGTTGAAGAGCACACCACAAGTTGCAAGCAATAGGACTGCATCACAGGCAATCCATATTGATAGTGACAACAATGATGCTGATCACAGTAGGTCTGAAAAGCGCTTGACATGGACAAAAGAGGAGGATCTTAAATCG GTTAGTGCTTGGCTGATGAATTCAAATGATCCCATCCAAGCCAATTATAAGAAGAATGATCAGTACTGGAATGGTGTTGCTGAAGGTTTTAATAGAACCGTCCCAAAAAATCGAGTCAGATCAGCTAAGCAAGTAAAGGATCATTGGTGGAGAATTAAGCTAAGGGTTGGTTGGTTTTGTGGTAACTAGAAGGAGGATGATTCTATGTGG GGTAGTGGTGGATCAGAAGATGATGTAATGAAGAAGGCACTGGCAAGTTACGAAGAAGATCACAAAAAAGATGGTCCATTTGCGTATAGGCATTGTTGGGAAGTTCTTTCCAAGGAACCAAAATGGGAAGCCTATTTGGAACACCTTAAAGATCTAGAGCCAGAGAAGACAAAGTTTAGTGTTGATGAGGAAGTGGAGCAACAGTTCTCTCTAGATGATGTTAGAGATGAACGACCAATGGGGGGCAGGAAAGCTAAAGAGCTgtgcaagaaaaagaaaaaggaccaGCCTTCTATAATAGATATCGAAGATGAGCTTCATAACTTTTTAGATGCTCAAAAAGCTACAAATGAAGGGCGTACAGAGATGTTAGAAACACAAAGGCGTGTGTCTAGTGAGAAGCTTGAATCTTGGAGGCTTGCTCACCTTGTAGCAAAAGAAAACAAGGAGGCAGTTATGCTAGAAACATATCGATCGTTACTGACGCAAGACACAACTGGAATGGATGAAGATGTGAAAGCCGAGCATGTGTTGGCATTGAG GGCAGATTATGCTGGTCGAATAGGGCTCTCACCACTGCAGAAGTGTACAGCAGCCATGCGCATGCTGGCTTATGGCAGTCCTATAGATGCTCTTGATGAGTACTTGAAGATTGGGAAGTCCACTGCATTACAGTGCTTGGACAAGTTTGCACAAGGGATGATTGAGGTGTTTGGTGGGGAGTACTTGCGACGCCCCACACGTGAGGATGTTGAGAGAATACTCCAGGTTAACGAGTCTCGTGCTTTTGGGGTATTGCAGTCCCGTTTTTCCATTGTTCGTCGTCCTGCACGCCTATGGAAGAGAAAGAGTATTGGAAGGATCATGCTAGCTTGTGTGATTCTCCACAATATGATAGTGGAATATGAAAGAGAGGATGTTAAAATTCATATTGACTTGAATGAGAATCCAGGGGCATCCTTTGCTCTACCTCCTGAAGTGAACACTAGTCATAATCCACGCTTTGCCGATGTCATGCATGGAAAAGCTGCTATCCGAGATCGTCCACAGCATACCCAGCTTAAAAATGATCTCATTGAGCACATTTGGCGCAAGTTCGGAAATAGGCAAC GAATCAAGACTGGGCATGGTGTACTGAATGCTGCAGATGCTACTTGCAGGTATCCACTCTAA